The nucleotide sequence AAGTCCCGGGAGGAATATTAAGAATGGTATAATTCCCGTTGGCATCTGTGGTGCCGCCGTATCGCGTCCCATCAATTTTAATATTGGCACCAATCAATGGTTCTTTCGTATTTACATCGATGACCGAACCGGTCAATTTTCCTGTCGTGCCTAAAACGGTCGCGGGCTTTTCAATGGCTGCCCCAATGCTTTCTTTGGCAGAGAATGATGCTAAACATACCAATGCCAAAAATGCCGAGATCAATGACTTCATATTGGTGAAGAGGCGATTTTGCCCCTGTCATTCGTTATTGGATTAATGAACTTGATTTATTTCGGCTTTGAACTGCCGTTGAAACAACTATTTAATCGTTTCAATTAAGTTTTTGAACATAGTTTTTTTTAATCAATTGTCAAAAAAACTTTTTTCTTTAGTTGAATTCCTTTAGAAACCAATAAGAACCAATAGGGCTGCAACCCCCATTCCAATGACCAAAGCGAAAGAATAAATTGAATTGAGCAAAAAAAACTTTACAAAAGTTTTTAATCGGCTTTGACCATAAACCCGCCTCATCGCAAGAAATAAATAGACGGGTGGATAGATATACATCCAATTTGAAATGGTTTCCAACCATTCAAGATGAAGCCGCTCACCCAATTCACTAAACAAGATATTGAAGAGAAAAACCAAGAAGAGCAGTGCATGAACATGCAATGAAAAAACCAAATGCTCGGTATAAGCCATCACGGACTTTCTAAATAACACTCTTAAGACAAGTGCAAAAAGAGGCATTAAAAAAAACAGCATGTGAGTAAACCTTCTTAAAATCAGTTCACTAACCCCATTCGGTCTTTCCTCAAGAGCTTTATAGTTTTTCTCGATTCGTTTAACAAACCAATTTTCACTTGAGTCAGAAGAAATGTCAATAAGTTTTTTTCCTTCCTTCTTCGAATTGAGAATTGATTTTTGTTTGCTTTCACCTTTCTTCGCTTCACTTTGCGAGATCTTACCGTTTAATCCGATTTGCCACTCATCATCAACTTCTTGTTCATTTGTGGTATCTGATAAAAGAGAATCAAGTTTCCCGCCTTCTCTCAATCCCTGTTCAAACTCACGAAATTTGCTTTTTCCTTCTTCGGTTTCGTCTTTTGAACCATTTAAGAACCCGTTCAGAATAAAGAATACAATTGTCGAGAAAAGGAAAAAACGAAATGGTGGCAAATACCCAATTCGCTTTCCTTGATTATACTCTTGCGTTAATGCACCCGGAAATCGAAAAAAAATGCGCAAGGTTTTGACGAGTCTTGAATCCCACATAAAGAAATCCAAAACACTTTCTTTAATAAATTTTCCAAAAGACGTTTTCAAACCTTCACGCGCAGGCTGCCCGCAATTGGGGCAAAAATTGCCTTGATACACCGTGCCACAGTTCAAACAGGTTTGTTCTGAACTTTCACGCACGGTGATATCTGAGGTTTGAAGTTGATCCATATCGTTCGGATGGTTAATGTTATTTTTTATTCTTTTGGTTTAAGCCTACTGTAAAAACCGCATTAAATAGGCTTTGTTAGAGTCAAAGAAACGTTCTAAAATCCTATTTGTATCCCGACTGATGCACCTTGGGGAATCGATGGGATTAATTCATTTTGATTAGGGCCAAATTGAGGGGCGATTCGAATAGAGAGATTATCAGAAGTTTCAAACCCGAAAAAATGCGCATCGATATAGGCATCAAGCAAGGCAAGCGCGTATGCCGCAACAAAAAAAATGTAATATTGATCGCGATTGGTTCGGTAAAAATCACGAAGCCGCCGGTTTGATTCTGCAAGCGGGTCATTTGTGGCTAAGCTGTTGATATATCGCTCTCGGTAGTCCAAGTAAAGCGTATTGTTTGTCAGTGCGAGGTACATCATTGCCCCAAGTCCTCCATAAACAATGGGTATTTTCCAATACGACTCGTTATAGAATTGCCCGAAGCCCGGAAACGGAATGGACCATAACACCACTTGCCAAGGCTCCATCCGAGAGGCTGTATCTTGCCTTTCAGAAACAATTTGATTCGCAATAACGAATCGAGAGGAATCTGAAAGCACCTGAAGCGAATCATCTTCAAAACTATTTACTCGTTTTCTTTCAATTAAGGAATCCGCCGATACCAAAGGAAGTGACCGTTCAACAGGAATTGAAATCGAATGGGCAAATAAATTTGAACACGGGTGATTAACGCAAAAAAAAATCAAAAAAATAATGGCATCTTTTAGCGATTCAAGCCATTTGAAAGGACGCTTTTTGAAAGGCAAGCTAGGTTAGGATTAAGGTTGTCAAAGCAAGGCAGAAAATATTCAACATCCCAATTTCTTTTTTCCACAAACTGCATTGAAACGGAAAATGAAGAATTATTGCGGTATGGAGGAAATCGCTTCTACAATCCGATCCAATTCATCGGTTGAAAAATATTCAATTACGATTTCGCCGTTACCTTTTGCGGTATGATTAATTTTAATTTTTGTTGCCAATTTTTGCCTTAAAAGATTTTCATATTCGGCGGCACTTTCTGCACCCTTCATCAATTTGGGTTGCGGTTTTTCACCTTTTTCTATCGCGGCTTCTCGAACGGCTTTCCCTACCAATTGCTCCACTTTGCGAACAGAGTGCTGCTGTTCAAGGGTTTGTTTCCAAATCTCAAGTTGCTTTCGTGTGCTTTCCAGTGCAAGCAAGGCACGGGCATGCCCCATCGTGATTTCACCGATGCGAAGGCTTTGGAGTATGTCGTTGGGTAATTTAAGGAGTCTTAAAAAATTTGTGACAGTTGAACGGTCTTTCCCTACACGCTGCGAAATTTGCTCTTGCGTAAGCCCGCATTCCTCCATTAAGCGTTTATAGCCATTGGCAATTTCAATGGGGTTTAGCTTTTCGCGCTGAACGTTTTCGATGAGTGCAAGCTCAAGCATTTCGCGGTCTGAGCGGATATCAAGGATATAAGCGGGAATCTCTTTTATTCCGGCAAGGGTTGACGCACGAAGCCGCCTTTCGCCGCTGATGAGTTCATAGCCCGAATCGGTTTTTCGAACGGTAATGGGCTGAATGACCCCTTTTTCAATAATCGAGTTTTTTAACTCTTCAAGCGCCACGGGGTCGAAATCGACACGCGGTTGAAACGGATTTGGGCGAACCAAGGCCACTTCAATTTTGCCGATGGTTCCGGTCGCTCCTGTGGCTACTTCGCGAACAATAGTAGTGGTTTCGCCTGTCTCGGTTTTTTTTTCAAAGACTTCCATCCCGCCTGTTGGAATCAAAGCTTGAAGCCCTCTGCCTAATGGTGGTTTTTGTGCCATAATTTCGCTCGCTATTCGTTGATTGGATCAGTTGTGCCGGCGCCGGGTGTGTTTTTCTCACTGCCTTTTGTTTTCGTATTCACGCGCTTAAAGCGGCGGATGCCATCGCGCTCAAACATTTCGTAGGCCAAGTCGAGATAATCTTTGCTGCCCAAACTTTGCGCATCATAAAGCAAAATCGGCTTTCCGTGGCTTGGGGCTTCAGAAATTTTTACATTTCTGCGTATCACCGTATTGAACACTTTTTCTTTGAAATACTTTCGAACTTCTTCGGAAACTAAATTTGAAAGGCGAAGCCGGCTATCGAACATCGTAAGCAAAACGCCTTCAATTTCAAGTTCAGGGTTTAAGTGCTTGCGAACGATATTGATGGTATTGAGCAATTGCCCAAGCCCTTCAAGCGCGTAGTATTCGGTTTGAACCGGAATAAGAACGGCATCGGCTGCGGTGAGCGAATTAACGGTTATCAAACCCAAAGAAGGCGGGCAATCGATTAGCACATAATCATATTTCTTCCGAACTTTTGCGAGCGCTTCTTGCATCACGCGTTCGCGATTCGGGACATCCACAAGCTCAATCTCAGTTCCTACCAGATTGATATGAGAAGGTACAATATCAAGATACGGGATGTTGGAAGAGTGAATTACATTTTCGATATCGACCTTATCGATGAGCACTTCGTAGATTGTTTTACTTTCCTCAGTCATTTTTGTACCTGAGCCCGAAGTTGCATTGGCCTGCGGGTCAATATCGATTAAAAGAGTTGTCAATTCTGCTGCCGCAATGGCCGAGGCAAGATTGACAGCGGTGGTTGTTTTTCCCACGCCCCCTTTTTGGTTTACAATAGCGATAACTTTTCCCATCGAAACAGACGAATGATTAAAATTCGGTTGGTATGCCTCTGGCTTTTCTTTGTTTGCCTTTTTTCGACATAAACATTAAATATAAGGATTCATCACCATATTTAATTTTTAACGACATATCGTTCATTTTCGATAACACTCATTCTGTGAATTCACGGTTTTCATCTCTGTATCATCCTTTGCCGGAATCGTATTTTTCTATGCCAACGGTGAGTCTGGCAAAGTCGCTGCTTGGGAAAGTGCTAGTTCATCAAACACCGGAAGGAACACGCTCGGGGGTCATAGTTGAAACTGAAGCATATATCGCTCTTGAGGATGAGGCTTGCCACGCCTACCGGGGAATCACGCCACGAAATGCCGTCATGTTTGGTGCACCCGGGTTGGCGTATGTGTATTTCACTTACGGCAATCACTTTATGCTGAATGTGGTTTCAGAACCTGAAGGCATTGCCGCGGCAGTCCTCATTCGCGCGGTTGAACCGATGATGGGCTTTGAAGCGATGAAATCGTTTCGAAATAACATTGAAAAAGAGATTGACCTCACGAATGGGCCGGGGAAACTCACTGCCGCGTTCAGTATCGGGAAAAAGGA is from Chloroherpetonaceae bacterium and encodes:
- a CDS encoding DUF3667 domain-containing protein, which translates into the protein MDQLQTSDITVRESSEQTCLNCGTVYQGNFCPNCGQPAREGLKTSFGKFIKESVLDFFMWDSRLVKTLRIFFRFPGALTQEYNQGKRIGYLPPFRFFLFSTIVFFILNGFLNGSKDETEEGKSKFREFEQGLREGGKLDSLLSDTTNEQEVDDEWQIGLNGKISQSEAKKGESKQKSILNSKKEGKKLIDISSDSSENWFVKRIEKNYKALEERPNGVSELILRRFTHMLFFLMPLFALVLRVLFRKSVMAYTEHLVFSLHVHALLFLVFLFNILFSELGERLHLEWLETISNWMYIYPPVYLFLAMRRVYGQSRLKTFVKFFLLNSIYSFALVIGMGVAALLVLIGF
- a CDS encoding DUF5683 domain-containing protein is translated as MPFKKRPFKWLESLKDAIIFLIFFCVNHPCSNLFAHSISIPVERSLPLVSADSLIERKRVNSFEDDSLQVLSDSSRFVIANQIVSERQDTASRMEPWQVVLWSIPFPGFGQFYNESYWKIPIVYGGLGAMMYLALTNNTLYLDYRERYINSLATNDPLAESNRRLRDFYRTNRDQYYIFFVAAYALALLDAYIDAHFFGFETSDNLSIRIAPQFGPNQNELIPSIPQGASVGIQIGF
- a CDS encoding ParB/RepB/Spo0J family partition protein — its product is MAQKPPLGRGLQALIPTGGMEVFEKKTETGETTTIVREVATGATGTIGKIEVALVRPNPFQPRVDFDPVALEELKNSIIEKGVIQPITVRKTDSGYELISGERRLRASTLAGIKEIPAYILDIRSDREMLELALIENVQREKLNPIEIANGYKRLMEECGLTQEQISQRVGKDRSTVTNFLRLLKLPNDILQSLRIGEITMGHARALLALESTRKQLEIWKQTLEQQHSVRKVEQLVGKAVREAAIEKGEKPQPKLMKGAESAAEYENLLRQKLATKIKINHTAKGNGEIVIEYFSTDELDRIVEAISSIPQ
- a CDS encoding AAA family ATPase, producing MGKVIAIVNQKGGVGKTTTAVNLASAIAAAELTTLLIDIDPQANATSGSGTKMTEESKTIYEVLIDKVDIENVIHSSNIPYLDIVPSHINLVGTEIELVDVPNRERVMQEALAKVRKKYDYVLIDCPPSLGLITVNSLTAADAVLIPVQTEYYALEGLGQLLNTINIVRKHLNPELEIEGVLLTMFDSRLRLSNLVSEEVRKYFKEKVFNTVIRRNVKISEAPSHGKPILLYDAQSLGSKDYLDLAYEMFERDGIRRFKRVNTKTKGSEKNTPGAGTTDPINE
- a CDS encoding DNA-3-methyladenine glycosylase, whose amino-acid sequence is MNSRFSSLYHPLPESYFSMPTVSLAKSLLGKVLVHQTPEGTRSGVIVETEAYIALEDEACHAYRGITPRNAVMFGAPGLAYVYFTYGNHFMLNVVSEPEGIAAAVLIRAVEPMMGFEAMKSFRNNIEKEIDLTNGPGKLTAAFSIGKKENGLELFQSPLFIAENPHAKRKFEISVSTRIGITRSVELPWRFFIKGNPFVSKATPSGSDGKLKFKK